The window GTTAATCTTCTGAAAGATTCTAAGCATATTAAATACAGTTCTCATACTCACAGCTGCCTCATCTTGCTCCTGCCTTGTCACGCCATAACGCTTTGCAACATTCTCAGAAGTGATTCCCATTGGAAGAAGACAATCACGGGCTTGTTTAAATGTGTCTAGCTGTTagaacaataaaaaagaaaataaaaaactgaataaACTATGTTTCAAAGGGCAAACAAAATATGAATTTGAAAAACACAACTCCACTATACCTTTGGGTTGCCAGTGCGAATCGTTGAAATGTTATCCTGTGACATACTCTCCAATCCAGCTCCGATGCCTGTGTCAATCACAGGACAATTAGGCCGTAAACCGAAAAAACCATCACATTCATTTCATACAGTCTGGATTCATTCTTACCAATATCATAAACCCCGGCTCTTATATAAGTGGCAACATCAGCAACAGCTTGAAGTCCTGATGAACATTGTCTATTCACTGTTCGAAGAGGTACCACCTCTGATTGAAAATCGAACGGAATGAGTCATATAtcggaaattaaactaaaatacttACTAAATTCAAGCATTAGTTAAATCACATAGAAGTCAACTACATTCAGTGAAGTCAGTAAGAAACTTCATATGAATCATCATCCTTTTCCATCAGTTCTTATGGCTAAGCTAAAACTAACACAATCAGTTCTCAGAAACATACCGGGGAAACCTGCATAAAAGGCTGCCATTCTGCACTCAATTGCTCTCTCTGATCCGGGTCCGAGTACTGTACCAACTACTATATCTCCTACTTCAATTGGGTCAACATTTGTTTTCTCTATTACAGCCTACATGGAAACCACAAATAAGAACTTATATCAAACCAAAAGTACTACCAAAATGAATCTCGAGATCATTTTGAACCAAACCATTTCGAGATAGATAATTTCAATTCATTAACCATTATAAATGTTCACTAAGGGTACGTTTGGTTGGGGACAAAAAAATGATGGAATTTTTCATGGATAAGTTCCATGTATAGTTTTACACACAAAATTCATCCATGAAAATGTACACCCAATTTTTACATCCAGGCAACAACCAAACATACCCCTAAATTGTTTTCATTTTCCTACTCGAAAAtgtttgtttcattattttcctTATTTGAAAAGATTCTAGGTTTCACCTTCAAAACTGAGGCAAGTAGATCATCCGGAAGGGTATCCTTGAAGCCGCCACGCTTTGCTTTGCAAATGGCAGTTCGGTATGCACTGGCATTCAAGTGAAACTCAAGTCAAAAAGTTTAACAATcccatcaataaaattattatatcaggagtgaaaaatacaaaaaagattGGGATTCATAATTCTTACGCTACAATCACCACATCATCATCTCTAGGTACACCTGGTTGCCCAAAAGCATAATTCCCAGCAGCACATATTGAAGCCTAACATGAAAAAATGGGTATGGGAGTTATGTTAGTTAACTATATATTACTATGAAAATATGAACAATATACACATATAGTTTAATTCAAattacatttttaaaattttaagatcaaatatGCTTTCTCAGACAGAAACAAAtaaccaaaaattcaaaaatcattcATTACATGCAAAAGACACAAcgctaaacaaaataaaatattgaagtgAAAGAATTATATATTCATTTAGACATAAGCTTACAGTGAGATCAGTTGATTGATTGTGTTGAATTGAAAACGATGAGTTCGTGGAACTGGGTTGAAGATGTTCAAGCAGCACCTTCTGCCTTTGAATAGCTTTCTCCATtcttcactattttttttttttttttgctttttcttcctttttttttggcCTCTGTTCTGTGTTAATGAATAATGAATAATGAGGTTGAACAAAGAGAAGTTAGGAAAAGGAAACAATTTATATTAGTAAGAAATtacaaaaaagggagaaaaagcaAGGAAAGTGACTAatcaatttctctcaacaaaCGTATCCAATTTccgaacaataaaataaaataaaagaaacatgcaGAAAGAACATTGACTCGCTTGAGGTCGTCCACCTCCCCAACTTGGCACTATAAGTTCTGTTCACACTTCTTTGGGGTaaataaagaataataaataaaataaaaaatcacacgTTTTGCACGAAAAGGATTGTCCCTTCTTATAGGATCTCTTTCCTACCAAATACTCCGTCTAATTTATGTCTAACtgatcattaattttttttttaagtttattaaataaaataggttttttCAACATATGgttcatttttttctatattataAATCTTTGTGTGATATTCAGTGATATTgcgtttttttaattttactatgtACAAAACGTCAACAATGTAttgtatgttaattatttttttaattgacgcAAAAAAAAATGTCAGTAatgttttgtttaaaaattaaaagcatatttttaaaatatttttcggtAAAAACGTCGTTGATGTACtgcaaaaaaaagtaaaaacgtGAATGATATTTTGTAAAAATGGCTGCGATATTTTGTGCTAAgaggaataaaaaaatataaaattaactataaaaaaagTGTTAGATTGTGCTAAAACGTAAAAATAGAGTATAAGAGTTTTGTTCTACATAAAAATAGAGTAAGAGTTTTGTTTTAGAGAATATTCTCAATTTAGAGAGTCAAAAACGTTTGTGAATGAGTGTGATGAGTGTATAAAATAGAGGgttatattagtttaaaaatatacTACAATAATTAGATTTACCTCCTACATATGAAGACATAAGctttttatgtaaaaatttatgtattattgttgatttgttatttctcttttaataacATATAAAAGATTTAAGAGTATATTTTTTCAAAGTGTAGATCATCAAAGACAAAAGaaagttataaatattttgtaCAAAGAACATGTACTAGTATTTGATAGTTTCGACCAATTTCAAATAATGCATGTGACTGATAAAACTAATGtacaaaagatattttttatctatCATCAATAACAAAGATCAAACATTAATAATAATCAACtatttaatacataaataatcttatttttgaaaataattattttaaataatactaACACTAAGtcactaacaataattaatttactaGAACTAACCTTAAGAGTAACACACACCTATACTAATGCCCGTACTACTACTAACAATTAATTAACTTACTATTAACAACAAAATTAACAACAAAACCttacactattttttaaaaaatgttttcaCACTTtcagtgaaaataaaaaaataaaagcaataacCAACGCATACAAGTATTTTACCTGAATGATTTTagggttaatactcaaattcgtccctaaaagatcacgcgatcttcattttcatcctcgaatgatttttttaatcaaattattcccttaaagataaaatgtaagtcaaattagtccttctgTCAGTGATATTgcgtttttttaattttactatgtACAAAACGTCAACAATGTAttgtatgttaattatttttttaattgacgcAAAAAAGAATCTCAGTGATATTTTGTTTGAAGGCatagttttaaaatatttttcagtaAAAACGTTGTTAACGTACtgcaaaaaaaagtaaaaacataaaTGACGTTTTGTAAAAATGGCAGCGATATTTTGtgctaaaagaaataaaaaaatataaaattaattataaaaaaaatgttagattGTGCTAAAACGTAAAAATAGAGTATGAGAATTTTGTGCTACATAGAAATAGAGTAATGAGAGTTTTGTTCTACAAAATATTCTCAATTTAGAGAATGAAAAAAGTTTGTGAGTGAGTGTGATAAGTGTATAAAATGGAGGGTTATATTCGTTTAAAAATATACTACAATGATTAGATTTTACCTCCTACATATAAAGGCATAAGCTTTTTATGTAAAAATCCATGtattattgttgatttattgTTCCTCttttaataacatataaaaaatttaaaagtatatttttttaaagtgtAGATCATCAAAGGCAAAAGaaaatcataaatattttgtACAGATAGTATGTACTAGTATTTAATAGTTTCGGTCAATTTCAAATAATGCATGTGACTGAATAAACTAGTGtacaaagaatattttttatctatCACCAATAATAAAGATCAAACATTAATAATAATCAACtatttaatacataaataatcttatttttgaaaagaattattttaaatAACACTAATACTAAGtcactaacaataattaatttactaGAACTAACCCTAACACTAACACACACCTATACTAATGCCCTAACAATTAATTAACTTACTATTAACAACAAAATTAACAACAAAACCttacactattttttaaaaaatgttttcacactttcagtaaaaaaaataaaaataaaaacaataactaACGCATACAAGTATTTATCTGAATGGCTTTGGTTAGTTGTAGTGACTGATGAGTATGGTGCtgccattttatttatttttggcaaatttatttgttttggtgggataaaaataacaataatagaaGAGAGTCGTTTTGTAGagttaaaaagagaagaagaagaaatgaaaaagagaatataGTTGTTAGGGTGAAAAAATTTCACACTAAAAAGAGAGAATCCGTCAATCACGTGTTAGCCATGCACAGAAAATATCATTGACGTTTTGTGCAAATTGACGTTTTATGCAAAATGTCGCCGACGTTTTGTCGAAGACGATAATGACGTGGATGAAAAAACAGCAATGACGTTTTTCTGTAGTTATCAAAAATTTTCACAACGGCATTAAACACAATTTTTTGGCTATTTTAATAGATTACACTAATTTCGATccaatattaataaaagaaaaaatctcCCAACATATCTGtcagttttatatatatatatatatatatatatatatatatatatacacgcatTTCAGCATAtgtgaaaattttttgttttattttccatactaggttaaatataattaataataaaacatttgtattatttcttttgttttaattaattgcCTAGTTTGAAAATAAAGTGAATTTGGGTTTGACGTGAAATTTAAATATCTTTAGGTGAGAGTTCTGATTTATTTGTCGAAACGATTGTTTATCCGATGTACTCATATAGACTGCAGTGAGATATCTACAAGGGACTCTAATATCTGAATCAGCAAAGGTTTTAAGCAGATTTTATATGAgattagattttaaaaaaatattctagtaTTGAAATATTTACCATAGAATAGACTTAGTTATTTCTTAAAGATGACTTGGTTATTCctttaggtagcatttgtttttaaaaattggAATTGAGACTAAAAGACTGGGATTCATTACTATATTTGGTGGttaaatattagaattaaaatatcAGTCTCAAGACATAAAATTTCAAtctctttaatatttttaaaaagtggaGATAtaagagactaaaattttaataatatttttttttcaaaaatattcttatttaaattttcaaattccaaATCTATCCCTTAATctccatatttatattaaattaaatataatactaagACATAACtcaatttagtatattttatattaaatataatacaaaGACTTAATTTAATTTCTGTCTTTTCATCTTAATCTCTCTTCCATATATAATCTTAAAAGAGTAAAAATTACCCCATATTAGAATTAGTTATCCACTAAGGTGATAATCGAAATAGCAAAAAAACATTCAACTTGCTCTCCAGGTTGAATATAAACTATAAATACCC is drawn from Arachis hypogaea cultivar Tifrunner chromosome 12, arahy.Tifrunner.gnm2.J5K5, whole genome shotgun sequence and contains these coding sequences:
- the LOC112727727 gene encoding 3-ketoacyl CoA thiolase 1, peroxisomal, translated to MEKAIQRQKVLLEHLQPSSTNSSFSIQHNQSTDLTASICAAGNYAFGQPGVPRDDDVVIVAAYRTAICKAKRGGFKDTLPDDLLASVLKAVIEKTNVDPIEVGDIVVGTVLGPGSERAIECRMAAFYAGFPEVVPLRTVNRQCSSGLQAVADVATYIRAGVYDIGIGAGLESMSQDNISTIRTGNPKLDTFKQARDCLLPMGITSENVAKRYGVTRQEQDEAAVESHKRAAAARESGKFKDEIIPVSTKIVDPKTGEEKKIIVSADDGIRPNSNLMDLAKLKPAFQKDGSTTAGNASQVSDGAAAVLLMKRRVAVQKGLPIIGTFRSFAAVGVDPAVMGVGPAFAIPAAVKSAGLELRDIDLFEINEAFASQFVYSCKKLGLDRNKVNVNGGAIALGHPLGATGARCVATLLNEMKRRGNRFGVISMCIGSGMGAAAVFEREY